Proteins encoded together in one Planctomyces sp. SH-PL14 window:
- a CDS encoding phage head-tail joining protein, translating into MADRTAEIAVLEALLNSGALETEVQGRRIKFASHADLRKRIIELRAESEGRTRRPRAAQIYMGGLFVIAPALHIARRAMQAGQQFVQRVRRSSFGYDAADSAGNGKRRAPSTDLRHEDGVLKGTKRKRIQGGARDAARNFSLAAWMVRAHVNYVTRHRFQARTGNDEFDEQLEKLVAKYSLPEHFDISGRFCLAEFVAMTERAAFLDGDFLWVKLASGHIQGIESDLIRDQEANDTVQVVNGVAVDPKKGGRPIAYAVFCRPKPSQSQTEFVRWVRAENVWLHGYIERVDQTRASRHWPPLSIPCRTSTRD; encoded by the coding sequence ATGGCTGATCGCACCGCAGAAATCGCTGTCCTTGAGGCGCTGCTGAACTCGGGGGCCCTGGAGACGGAAGTCCAGGGCCGCCGGATCAAGTTCGCCAGCCACGCGGACCTCCGAAAGCGGATCATCGAACTGCGGGCCGAGTCGGAAGGACGAACCCGCCGACCGCGAGCCGCCCAGATTTACATGGGGGGGCTTTTCGTGATCGCTCCCGCATTGCACATCGCCCGGCGTGCCATGCAGGCCGGACAGCAATTTGTTCAACGCGTCCGCCGATCCAGTTTCGGCTACGACGCGGCCGACAGCGCCGGCAATGGAAAGCGGCGCGCCCCTTCAACGGACCTCCGTCACGAGGATGGAGTCCTGAAGGGGACGAAGCGGAAGAGGATTCAAGGCGGCGCCCGCGATGCCGCCCGAAACTTCTCGCTGGCCGCCTGGATGGTCCGGGCTCACGTCAACTACGTCACGCGGCACCGGTTCCAGGCCCGGACGGGGAACGACGAGTTCGACGAGCAGCTCGAGAAACTGGTCGCCAAATACTCCCTGCCGGAACACTTCGACATCTCGGGGCGATTCTGCCTCGCCGAGTTCGTCGCGATGACGGAGCGGGCGGCGTTCCTCGATGGAGACTTCCTCTGGGTCAAGCTGGCGTCCGGCCACATCCAGGGGATCGAGTCCGACCTGATCCGGGATCAGGAAGCGAACGATACGGTTCAGGTCGTCAACGGGGTGGCGGTCGATCCCAAGAAGGGCGGGCGACCGATCGCCTACGCCGTCTTCTGCCGGCCCAAGCCGTCCCAGAGTCAGACCGAGTTCGTGCGATGGGTCCGGGCGGAGAACGTCTGGCTGCACGGCTACATCGAGCGCGTCGACCAGACCCGCGCATCTCGCCACTGGCCGCCGCTCTCAATCCCCTGCAGGACGTCTACGAGGGATTGA
- a CDS encoding terminase gpA endonuclease subunit, whose amino-acid sequence MFGKIRGKRKEAQRPDFALLDDIEDEESAVSRQKMTKIRRVMDKAVAGLAGPDKRMATVFLCTIQNQTCVSAEYTDRKRQASYSGDRYRQVIAWPESEDAKKHWARYIEIRQDGMRSEEDIDGRSAQAYLKEHWAVMHEGTVLANPHRFVTDPGQDGEPLELSPLEHIYNVAADRGWDTVDCEYQNAPKDEDQASGIPKPEVIAKRLTVAGRWVVPAKTQKVTVGIDVGDYGLWWTVGAWWTHFAGQVIAYGCWPEQSRRFFTKAELTPTIKDVYAQVHGAEAAGDAMIFWALGQLVDYLADQPLVTETGERHRIARIGVDSGHEYNAVQQFAQNYRVPNLVLPTKGFGLAVKNKPMSMWAKTPGTIDGWNSRIARTQERREILVEFDANRWKAKLHGLLALPMGSSGALTLYGGERVDHRQIADHLTAERRVYIEAAGRKGFEYEPKVGVHDNDWLDSTTIAAVLAGFEGIKDATDGTPQKPARRTNRQRVSYLNT is encoded by the coding sequence GTGTTCGGGAAGATCCGCGGAAAGCGGAAGGAGGCCCAGCGGCCGGACTTCGCCCTGCTCGACGACATCGAGGACGAGGAATCCGCGGTCAGCCGGCAGAAGATGACCAAGATCCGCCGGGTCATGGACAAGGCCGTTGCCGGTCTCGCCGGACCAGACAAGCGGATGGCGACCGTCTTCCTCTGCACCATCCAGAACCAGACCTGCGTCTCGGCCGAGTACACCGACCGCAAGCGACAGGCGTCCTACTCCGGGGACCGGTACCGGCAGGTCATCGCCTGGCCGGAGTCCGAGGACGCGAAAAAGCACTGGGCCCGCTACATCGAGATCCGGCAAGACGGGATGCGGTCGGAGGAGGACATCGACGGCCGGTCCGCGCAGGCCTACCTCAAAGAGCACTGGGCGGTTATGCACGAGGGGACCGTCCTGGCGAATCCCCACCGGTTCGTCACGGATCCCGGGCAGGATGGCGAGCCGCTCGAGCTGTCGCCCCTGGAGCACATCTACAACGTGGCAGCGGACCGCGGCTGGGACACGGTCGACTGCGAGTACCAGAACGCCCCGAAGGACGAGGATCAGGCGAGCGGGATCCCGAAGCCGGAGGTGATCGCGAAACGACTGACCGTCGCCGGTCGCTGGGTCGTTCCCGCCAAGACGCAGAAGGTAACGGTAGGAATCGACGTCGGGGACTACGGACTCTGGTGGACGGTCGGCGCGTGGTGGACGCACTTCGCCGGGCAGGTCATCGCTTACGGCTGCTGGCCTGAGCAGAGCCGGCGGTTCTTCACGAAGGCCGAACTGACGCCGACCATCAAGGACGTCTACGCCCAGGTCCACGGCGCGGAGGCGGCCGGGGACGCGATGATCTTCTGGGCCCTCGGCCAGCTGGTCGACTATCTGGCCGATCAGCCTCTCGTCACCGAGACCGGTGAGCGGCACCGAATCGCCCGCATCGGGGTCGACTCCGGGCACGAGTACAACGCGGTTCAGCAGTTCGCGCAGAACTATCGAGTTCCGAACCTCGTCCTTCCCACGAAGGGCTTCGGGCTCGCGGTAAAGAACAAGCCGATGTCCATGTGGGCGAAGACGCCGGGGACGATCGACGGCTGGAACTCCCGGATCGCCCGCACCCAGGAGCGGCGCGAGATCCTGGTCGAGTTCGACGCGAATCGATGGAAGGCCAAGCTCCACGGCCTGCTGGCGCTCCCCATGGGCTCCTCTGGGGCGTTGACGCTCTACGGCGGGGAACGAGTCGATCACCGTCAGATTGCCGACCACCTGACGGCGGAACGCCGGGTCTACATCGAAGCCGCCGGCCGGAAGGGCTTCGAGTACGAACCGAAGGTCGGAGTTCACGACAACGACTGGCTGGATTCGACCACCATTGCGGCGGTCCTGGCCGGCTTCGAAGGCATTAAGGATGCAACCGATGGGACGCCACAGAAACCCGCCCGCCGAACCAACCGTCAACGGGTCAGCTACCTCAACACCTGA